In the Candidatus Woesearchaeota archaeon genome, CGGGACCTCAATCCAAGAAAGCTTGTGTTTGGCTATGAGTTCGATAATTTCGCTTGCGTGCGCCATCCTGTCCTGAGTGATCCGTATCTTTCTCGCCGCTCTCGCCGTCATTGCTCGAAACCCGTTGTGTGCATCCGTTACTGGCAGGCCGTAGAATACGCGGAGAATGAAGACGGAAGTTTTGAGTGCGAAACGACGAAACCAAGGAATTCCTGTTGGGTCTTTGCCGAGAAAACGAGAGCCCAGTGCAACCTCTGCTTGCCCATCAAAGAGTGGCGTTAACAAGTCTTTTACTTCGTCGGGACGATGCTGGCCGTCCGCATCGAAATGGACAATATAGTTTGCACCTTTGGAAAGCGCGTACTTCATTC is a window encoding:
- a CDS encoding glycosyltransferase family 2 protein, with protein sequence MAQKTRKKVFIVIAAFNEEKAIGRVIKGLQKNKYTNIVVVDDCSADRTAEVARRAGAIVLRHAANKGQGAALRTGMKYALSKGANYIVHFDADGQHRPDEVKDLLTPLFDGQAEVALGSRFLGKDPTGIPWFRRFALKTSVFILRVFYGLPVTDAHNGFRAMTARAARKIRITQDRMAHASEIIELIAKHKLSWIEVPVHIRYNKYSLRKGTSSIPVWIGILARMIWKRFSHFFAR